A single window of Rhodamnia argentea isolate NSW1041297 chromosome 5, ASM2092103v1, whole genome shotgun sequence DNA harbors:
- the LOC115752044 gene encoding ABC transporter G family member 6-like gives MSRIVVPSLPPARPSRLFFSNAMELHDLPRAAPAPSPTLAQLLKRVGDARKEATGDGGETPVHHSALDVDPSDASLEPRSLPFVLQFNNLTYSVKVRRKVTLSSLLPRSRSRLGSAAVEDPVAGESLFTRSKVLLNDISGEARDGEILAVLGASGSGKSTLVDALANRIAKGSLKGSVTLNGEALESRLLKVISAYVMQDDLLFPMLTVEETLMFAAEFRLPRTLSKSKKRMRVQALIDQLGLRNAAKTVIGDEGHRGVSGGERRRVSIGTDIIHDPIILFLDEPTSGLDSTSAYMVVKVLQRIAQSGSIVVMTVHQPSYRILGLLDRLLFLSRGQTVYSGSPSSLPLFFSEFGHPIPENENRTEFALDLIRELEGSPGGTKSLVEFNKSWQSMKQATGNSEPDRNGLSLKEAISASISRGKLVSGATNDVSPTSMVPTFANPFWIEMAVLSKRSVTNSRRMPELFGIRLGAVLITGFILATMFWQLDNSPKGVQERLGFFAFAMSTTFYTCADALPVFLQERYIFMRETAYNAYRRSSYVLSHSLTALPSLVFLSLAFSATTFFAVGLDGGLSGFLFYFFIILASFWAGSSFVTFLSGVVPHVMLGYTIVVAILAYFLLFSGFFINRDRIPPYWIWFHYLSLVKYPYEGVLQNEFQDPAKCFVKGVQIFDNTPLGAVPETVKLRLLQSISSTLGMNITASTCLTTGTDILQQQGVTDLSKWSCLWVTVAWGFLFRILFYISLLLGSKNKRR, from the coding sequence ATGTCTCGCATTGTCGTTCCGAGTCTCCCGCCCGCCAGACCCTCCCGCCTCTTCTTCTCCAACGCCATGGAGCTCCACGACCTCCCCCGCGCCGCCCCCGCCCCCTCGCCGACCCTCGCTCAGCTCCTCAAGCGCGTCGGCGACGCCCGCAAGGAGGCCACTGGCGACGGCGGCGAGACGCCCGTCCACCACAGCGCCCTCGACGTCGACCCCAGCGATGCCAGCCTCGAGCCGCGCTCCCTCCCCTTCGTCCTCCAGTTCAACAACCTCACCTACAGCGTGAAGGTTCGCCGCAAGGTCaccctctcctccctcctcccccgGAGCCGTAGCCGCCTCGGCTCCGCCGCCGTCGAGGACCCTGTCGCCGGGGAGAGCCTCTTCACCCGGAGCAAGGTCCTGCTCAACGACATCTCAGGCGAGGCCCGCGACGGCGAGATCCTCGCCGTCCTTGGGGCCAGCGGCTCCGGGAAGTCGACGCTTGTTGACGCGCTCGCGAACCGGATCGCGAAGGGAAGCCTGAAGGGGAGCGTGACCCTGAATGGGGAGGCGCTCGAGTCGAGGCTGTTGAAAGTGATATCGGCGTACGTGATGCAGGATGACCTCCTCTTCCCGATGCTCACGGTGGAGGAGACGCTGATGTTCGCAGCCGAGTTCCGCCTCCCCCGGACGCTGTCCAAGTCGAAGAAGCGGATGCGGGTCCAGGCCCTGATCGACCAACTGGGCCTGCGGAACGCGGCGAAGACGGTGATCGGCGACGAGGGCCACCGAGGAGTCTCCGGCGGGGAGCGGCGGCGTGTCTCCATTGGGACTGACATCATCCATGACCCGATCATCCTCTTCCTCGACGAGCCGACCTCGGGACTCGACTCGACTAGCGCCTACATGGTGGTAAAGGTGCTGCAGCGGATCGCCCAGAGCGGGAGCATCGTGGTCATGACGGTGCACCAGCCCAGCTACCGCATCCTTGGCCTCCTTGACCGCCTGCTCTTTCTCTCCCGCGGCCAGACCGTGTACAGCGGCTCCCCCTCAAGCCTTCCACTCTTCTTTTCGGAGTTCGGCCACCCAATCCCAGAAAACGAGAACCGGACTGAGTTCGCGCTCGACCTGATCCGGGAGCTCGAGGGGTCCCCTGGCGGCACCAAGAGCCTCGTCGAGTTCAACAAGTCATGGCAGAGCATGAAGCAAGCTACCGGAAACTCGGAGCCCGACCGCAACGGGCTGTCCCTGAAGGAGGCGATCAGCGCCAGCATCTCACGTGGGAAGCTGGTCTCCGGCGCAACGAACGACGTGAGCCCGACCTCCATGGTCCCCACCTTCGCCAACCCTTTCTGGATCGAGATGGCGGTCCTGTCCAAGCGGTCCGTGACCAACTCGCGGCGTATGCCGGAGCTTTTTGGTATCCGGCTTGGCGCCGTCCTCATCACGGGGTTCATCCTCGCCACCATGTTCTGGCAGCTAGACAACTCCCCCAAGGGCGTCCAGGAGCGGCTCGGCTTCTTCGCCTTCGCCATGTCCACGACCTTCTACACCTGCGCCGACGCGCTCCCCGTGTTCCTCCAGGAGCGGTACATCTTCATGAGGGAGACGGCATACAATGCGTACCGGCGGTCATCCTACGTGCTTTCGCACTCGCTCACCGCGCTGCCCTCGCTGGTGTTCCTCTCGCTCGCCTTCTCGGCCACGACCTTCTTCGCGGTAGGGCTCGACGGGGGGCTCTCGGGCTTCCTCTTCtacttcttcatcatcttggCCTCCTTCTGGGCAGGCAGCTCCTTCGTGACCTTCCTGTCGGGGGTGGTCCCGCACGTGATGCTCGGGTACACCATCGTCGTGGCGATCCTCGCCTACTTCCTCCTCTTCAGCGGCTTCTTCATCAACCGGGACCGCATCCCGCCCTACTGGATCTGGTTCCACTACCTGTCCCTGGTGAAGTACCCATACGAGGGGGTTTTGCAGAACGAGTTCCAGGACCCGGCCAAGTGCTTCGTGAAGGGGGTCCAGATCTTCGACAACACGCCGCTCGGGGCGGTGCCGGAGACGGTGAAGCTGAGGCTGCTGCAGTCGATCAGCAGCACGCTGGGGATGAACATCACGGCGTCGACGTGCCTGACGACGGGGACCGACATCCTGCAGCAGCAGGGGGTGACGGATCTGAGCAAGTGGAGCTGCCTGTGGGTGACGGTGGCGTGGGGCTTCTTGTTCCGCATCTTGTTCTACATCTCCCTGCTGCTGGGAAGCAAGAACAAGAGGAGGTAA
- the LOC115751267 gene encoding uncharacterized protein LOC115751267, whose protein sequence is MATAIPSSSLQISTPFSSTSPRKPHAPKPYLPFPARATDSDEPPSEAASTATDSGSEPQGDPFESRLSRVRLRYRSGTGKKAEVRKVKKSKRGSSPSGTGGMYLPPVALKEPVSEGLKVEFGFTPYSERMNGRIAILGLTALLLVELATGKSVIRYHTPAILLIQVYFVAAVAALYAKYEKERGSVWPQSPDK, encoded by the coding sequence ATGGCTACCGCCATACCATCCTCCTCCCTCCAAATCTCCACGCCCTTCTCATCGACCTCCCCGCGTAAGCCCCACGCGCCCAAGCCCTACCTCCCCTTCCCCGCCCGAGCCACCGACTCCGACGAGCCCCCCTCCGAGGCGGCCTCCACCGCAACCGATTCCGGATCCGAGCCCCAAGGCGACCCGTTCGAGAGCCGGCTCTCGCGGGTCCGGCTCCGGTACCGGAGCGGGACCGGGAAGAAGGCGGAGGTCCGCAAGGTGAAGAAGTCCAAGAGAGGATCGTCTCCGTCCGGCACCGGCGGAATGTACCTGCCCCCCGTGGCCCTGAAGGAGCCGGTGTCGGAGGGGCTGAAGGTGGAGTTCGGGTTCACCCCCTACAGCGAGAGGATGAACGGGAGGATAGCGATCCTGGGACTGACCGCGCTGCTGCTGGTGGAGCTGGCGACGGGGAAGAGCGTGATCCGCTACCACACGCCGGCGATCTTGCTGATCCAGGTGTACTtcgtggcggcggtggcggcgctGTACGCGAAGTACGAGAAGGAGAGAGGGAGCGTCTGGCCCCAATCTCCCGATAAATGA